CGCGTAAATACGAGACAGTCGATCTATGGTTCCAGCTCCACATTGCTGATGCCTTCGCGGCCCGGGTCGAAGATGTTATTCGAGAGATGAATGCCAGTCGCTTTGCGGGCGATGCGGATGGCGTAAACGTAGCGCGGTCCCTGCTCTGTTTTGTCCGGCTGGAAGCGACTCGAATTCTGAACGATGTTTCCCTGGATGATCACGTCGGCTAGGGGCGGGTTGTCTGGCTTCTGACCTTCGTCGAGCAGGATCGGATTTCCCTGACTGCCCCAGATCCAGTGGGCGTTGCCGAAGCCGAACTGGGAGATAATATTGTTCGCGATGATCGAACCACCGTCGCCGTTATCGACGCGGGCCGACCCTGAAGGTGATTCCTGACGGGCCGCGTGAGAGGCAGCGCCCGGCATCAGGCCGATACTCCAGAGATCGTTTTTGATGAACTGGTTGCCGATGATGACCACGTTGCGGGAGCCGTGCATCGCTTTCATGCCGACGAAGCAGTTGGAGACGACATTTTGTGCGACGATGACATGGTCGGAGTGCAGGTCGATGCCCTGCGCGCCGTTTTCGATCGTGTTCCCCAGGATCTGCGTGCGCTCGCTGGCGGTGGGCGAAGTGACGATGATGGCCGATCCCTGGTGCCAGTTTTTGACCGACTCTCGCTCCCAGGTTTCCTGGCTGGTGAGTGTCCCTTTGGTCTCGTTCTTTTTGACAAACTGGCCGAGCTGGTGTTGCTGCTGGACTGCAGGTGTGGGCAGCAGTTCGGTTTCGGTGATGCGATTGCCCTGGATCAGGGTGCCTGTGCTGGCGTTGACGACGATGCCGGTACCGTCGATGCAGTGAAAGGCGTAGCCCCAGTCGGGGGACGCGGTGCGGTCGTCGACGGCGATCCGCATGTAGTTCGTGATCGTGCAGTTGCGAATGGTGGCGTTGCGACAGTTGAGCAGGTAAAAGACGCCGGACCGGGTGCGATGATTCAAGACGGTGACGTTGTCGAGGACCAGATCCTGACAGTCGCGCAGGTTAATGGCTTCGATGGCGGTCGTCTGTTTGCCCTCCGGTCGAGTGAGAACGAGGTCACGAAACTGCACACCCTTTCGATGTTCGACTTCGATGAACGGGGCTGTGGGGTTCGTCTGAATAATGCGTCCCGGACCAAACAGGCCGCTGCCATCACTGCGGATGACCAGTTTTTCCGAGATCTCATAATCGCCGGCGGGGAGGAAGAGCATCCGCCCCGGCTGGGCATCGAGGGCCGCCTGAATCGACTGGCCGGTGGTGACCATCGGAAAGGGCTGGTTGTTTTGTGCCCGGCTGGAGGTGACGGAGACGAGGAGACTGAAGCAAAGAAGCGTCGGCATGGTGAGTGAGCGCATGGGAGATCCTGTTTTTAATTCGAGCGCAGACACTGTCAGTTTCCTGCTCGCTGCGCCCGGCCCGAATTGCATTCGGGGCCACCCTGGTTTTTGAAACGATGGATTCGATTATAGCTTTCGGCCACGTTGCGGGCGACCACACAGGGTCGCCCCTACGTATGTGATTGATCAACGTGAAAGTGGCGACGATCAGTCGTCTTTCT
This is a stretch of genomic DNA from Gimesia chilikensis. It encodes these proteins:
- a CDS encoding right-handed parallel beta-helix repeat-containing protein yields the protein MRSLTMPTLLCFSLLVSVTSSRAQNNQPFPMVTTGQSIQAALDAQPGRMLFLPAGDYEISEKLVIRSDGSGLFGPGRIIQTNPTAPFIEVEHRKGVQFRDLVLTRPEGKQTTAIEAINLRDCQDLVLDNVTVLNHRTRSGVFYLLNCRNATIRNCTITNYMRIAVDDRTASPDWGYAFHCIDGTGIVVNASTGTLIQGNRITETELLPTPAVQQQHQLGQFVKKNETKGTLTSQETWERESVKNWHQGSAIIVTSPTASERTQILGNTIENGAQGIDLHSDHVIVAQNVVSNCFVGMKAMHGSRNVVIIGNQFIKNDLWSIGLMPGAASHAARQESPSGSARVDNGDGGSIIANNIISQFGFGNAHWIWGSQGNPILLDEGQKPDNPPLADVIIQGNIVQNSSRFQPDKTEQGPRYVYAIRIARKATGIHLSNNIFDPGREGISNVELEP